In the Engystomops pustulosus chromosome 2, aEngPut4.maternal, whole genome shotgun sequence genome, one interval contains:
- the FANCB gene encoding Fanconi anemia group B protein isoform X2 — MIRVTDVYDEPFLIHLETSHRMEMTSDNRHVVASDGQIITFQVSQRKNTSDPSEKNILVFSRKVFNADAGHFIETCGGEYSVPSSKSALQLVCARCVADVRTGVRLPCVLLRTCKRKSSGSSRLILLLLHPSNVLEPHLKFKVDAETMEDLHITDGPTVLWRQHEKLLYLSSLTSEILTAPIDVSAVLWAGAIEDGACILGITSMRLDGERLAHSSLPNRTLQGKEFILFCIENQKVVPASCLLPHPYASVLRCLEVCAMQNLNGRYETSVIAASGKQLISFHNGVPKQVCQLPTENPSKLQVAYTGQADVLCVLSFPSGDACGIWKDGWKMAATWQGVRNVLVDDFVGTGSDQVLLLFNDDDPSDSSEPRPFRLTDCGNINYPADPMDDDTSGFQENHFLMLQTLEARLQANLLSLEELQRHTQVQDRVLESSCRALIDMSLGMETSVRSAETEGLVPLWDDGEDYPYPLTTDTSPPGDCSQLVDTIWHRIVDDVLVVGVKLKSSAPETLSDIGLSLIMDREGASTSPVAKCQTNVLKLAISSSQDSSAVFPAEPSAKKQRFDKGNLLGNSQQSPCPSSYQNDLERTVTAVTALSSVLALNNAACALLLHARRKTQPDCLLRSEKLIVPCGSVSLSLEDVLKGKHTVNVFEHCQGSWSLEDIFAVLSAFGKCSLHILSDDYTLTSVTEWMRNHMNGESLKLIPDIVMCNKDGSLHGTLLTWSPKTPCEGNLTVYYRNDSVLLQCLHSLKSVLPPSCMVSVMGRTDRHSAAVQLAQSLEEEICALRHLVSSAANEVEKDLTLNYKAKVTQDCITDATERVQKSREDLKEEQTHIRLGAHLPASSLTYRENILDVAQIQMKSDALACKVAII, encoded by the exons ATGATACGGGTGACTGATGTGTACG atgaacCTTTTCTTATTCACCTTGAAACAAGTCATAGAAtggaaatgacatctgacaatagACATGTTGTCGCCAGCGATGGACAGATCATTACATTTCAAGTATCGCAAAGAAAAAACACCTCAGACCCTTCCGAAAAAAACATTCTTGTGTTTTCTAGGAAGGTGTTTAACGCCGATGCCGGACACTTCATAGAAACCTGCGGTGGTGAGTACAGCGTCCCCTCTAGTAAGTCGGCACTACAACTTGTGTGTGCTCGCTGTGTGGCAGACGTCAGGACCGGCGTTAGGCTTCCGTGCGTCCTGCTCAGGACCTGTAAGAGGAAATCTAGCGGCTCGTCGCGGCTGATTTTGCTGCTGCTGCACCCGTCTAATGTACTGGAACCCCATCTGAAGTTCAAAGTAGACGCGGAGACCATGGAAGATCTACACATCACTGATGGCCCGACCGTCCTGTGGAGACAACATGAAAAACTCCTTTACCTTTCATCTTTAACTTCAGAAATTCTGACGGCTCCAATCGATGTTTCCGCCGTTCTTTGGGCTGGCGCTATAGAGGACGGAGCTTGTATTTTGGGTATAACATCCATGAGATTGGATGGTGAGCGTTTAGCACATTCCTCCCTTCCTAATAGAACTCTTCAAGGAAAAGAGTTTATTTTATTCTGCATTGAAAATCAGAAAGTGGTGCCAGCATCTTGCCTGCTCCCGCATCCCTACGCCAGTGTGCTGCGATGCCTTGAAGTCTGCGCCATGCAAAATCTTAATGGCAGATACGAGACATCAGTGATAGCTGCGAGTGGGAAGCAATTGATCTCCTTCCATAACGGGGTCCCTAAGCAGGTGTGCCAGCTTCCCACTGAAAACCCTTCAAAGCTGCAGGTAGCATACACCGGCCAAGCAGACGTGTTATGTGTTCTTTCCTTCCCTTCCGGGGATGCCTGCGGAATATGGAAAGATGGATGGAAG ATGGCTGCAACCTGGCAAGGCGTTAGAAATGTACTAGTAGATGACTTTGTGGGCACGGGCTCTGATCAAGTTCTTTTGCTGTTCAATGACGATGATCCAAGTGACTCCTCTGAACCGCGGCCATTCAGACTGACCGACTGTGGAAACATCAATTACCCA GCTGATCCCATGGATGACGATACCAGTGGCTTTCAGGAAAATCATTTTCTCATGTTGCAGACATTGGAGGCCAGATTACAG GCAAATTTACTTTCACTTGAAGAGCTGCAGCGCCACACGCAGGTCCAAGATCGAGTGCTTGAATCATCATGTCGGGCATTGATAGACATGTCCCTGGGCATGGAGACCTCTGTCCGCTCTGCTGAGACG GAAGGCCTGGTCCCTCTGTGGGATGATGGAGAAGACTATCCCTATCCACTTACTACAGATACATCTCCTCCTGGTGACTGCTCACAACTTGTTGATACAATCTGGCATCGCATAGTGGATGATGTACTAGTGGTGGGTGTGAAGCTCAAATCTTCAGCCCCAGA AACGCTCAGTGACATTGGCTTATCCCTCATAATGGATCGAGAAGGAGCTTCGACCTCCCCAGTTGCCAAGTGTCAAACTAATGTGCTAAAACTGGCCATCAGTTCCTCCCAAGATTCCAGCGCTGTCTTCCCAGCAGAACCCTCGGCGAAGAAACAAAGGTTCGACAAGGGCAATCTTTTAGGGAATAGCCAGCAGAGCCCCTGCCCTTCGTCCTATcaaaatgatttggagcgcacagtcaccGCTGTCACCGCACTGTCCTCCGTGTTGGCACTTAATAACGCGGCTTGTGCGCTGCTGCTACACGCTAGGAGGAAAACTCAACCTGACTGTTTACTTAGAAGCGAGAAGCTGATTGTGCCGTGTGGGAGCGTTTCTTTAAGCCTTGAAGATGTTTTAAAAGGAAAACATACAGTAAACGTATTTGAACACTGTCAAG GATCCTGGAGTCTGGAAGATATTTTTGCTGTTCTCTCAGCTTTTGGGAAATGTTCTCTCCATATCTTGTCCGATGATTACACCTTAACATCCGTCACCGAATGGATGAGGAATCACATGAATGGAGAATCCCTGAAGCTCATTCCTGACATTGTGATGTGTAACAAAGATGGATCTCTTCATGGGACTCTCCTAACCTGGAGTCCTAAGACGCCTTGTGAAGGAAACCTCACTGTGTATTACAG GAACGATTCTGTTCTTCTCCAGTGTCTCCACAGCCTGAAAAGCGTCCTGCCGCCATCCTGTATGGTAAGTGTGATGGGAAGGACTGACCGCCATAGCGCTGCCGTACAATTGGCGCAATCACTGGAAGAAGAAATATGCGCCTTAAGACATTTGGTATCTTCAGCAGCCAATGAGGTTGAAAAGGATTTGACCCTGAACTATAAAGCAAAAGTCACACAGGACTGTATTACTGATGCAACGGAGCGAGTACAGAAGTCCCGGGAGGACCTCAAGGAGGAGCAGACGCACATCAGGCTGGGCGCACACTTACCCGCTAGTAGTCTCACGTATAGAGAGAATATACTGGACGTAGCACAGATACAGATGAAGTCTGATGCATTGGCTTGTAAAGTTGCTATTATATGA
- the FANCB gene encoding Fanconi anemia group B protein isoform X1 has protein sequence MSVSLTCILGGCSMSADEPFLIHLETSHRMEMTSDNRHVVASDGQIITFQVSQRKNTSDPSEKNILVFSRKVFNADAGHFIETCGGEYSVPSSKSALQLVCARCVADVRTGVRLPCVLLRTCKRKSSGSSRLILLLLHPSNVLEPHLKFKVDAETMEDLHITDGPTVLWRQHEKLLYLSSLTSEILTAPIDVSAVLWAGAIEDGACILGITSMRLDGERLAHSSLPNRTLQGKEFILFCIENQKVVPASCLLPHPYASVLRCLEVCAMQNLNGRYETSVIAASGKQLISFHNGVPKQVCQLPTENPSKLQVAYTGQADVLCVLSFPSGDACGIWKDGWKMAATWQGVRNVLVDDFVGTGSDQVLLLFNDDDPSDSSEPRPFRLTDCGNINYPADPMDDDTSGFQENHFLMLQTLEARLQANLLSLEELQRHTQVQDRVLESSCRALIDMSLGMETSVRSAETEGLVPLWDDGEDYPYPLTTDTSPPGDCSQLVDTIWHRIVDDVLVVGVKLKSSAPETLSDIGLSLIMDREGASTSPVAKCQTNVLKLAISSSQDSSAVFPAEPSAKKQRFDKGNLLGNSQQSPCPSSYQNDLERTVTAVTALSSVLALNNAACALLLHARRKTQPDCLLRSEKLIVPCGSVSLSLEDVLKGKHTVNVFEHCQGSWSLEDIFAVLSAFGKCSLHILSDDYTLTSVTEWMRNHMNGESLKLIPDIVMCNKDGSLHGTLLTWSPKTPCEGNLTVYYRNDSVLLQCLHSLKSVLPPSCMVSVMGRTDRHSAAVQLAQSLEEEICALRHLVSSAANEVEKDLTLNYKAKVTQDCITDATERVQKSREDLKEEQTHIRLGAHLPASSLTYRENILDVAQIQMKSDALACKVAII, from the exons atgtctgtgtctctcacctgtatattaggaggatgcagcatgtcagcag atgaacCTTTTCTTATTCACCTTGAAACAAGTCATAGAAtggaaatgacatctgacaatagACATGTTGTCGCCAGCGATGGACAGATCATTACATTTCAAGTATCGCAAAGAAAAAACACCTCAGACCCTTCCGAAAAAAACATTCTTGTGTTTTCTAGGAAGGTGTTTAACGCCGATGCCGGACACTTCATAGAAACCTGCGGTGGTGAGTACAGCGTCCCCTCTAGTAAGTCGGCACTACAACTTGTGTGTGCTCGCTGTGTGGCAGACGTCAGGACCGGCGTTAGGCTTCCGTGCGTCCTGCTCAGGACCTGTAAGAGGAAATCTAGCGGCTCGTCGCGGCTGATTTTGCTGCTGCTGCACCCGTCTAATGTACTGGAACCCCATCTGAAGTTCAAAGTAGACGCGGAGACCATGGAAGATCTACACATCACTGATGGCCCGACCGTCCTGTGGAGACAACATGAAAAACTCCTTTACCTTTCATCTTTAACTTCAGAAATTCTGACGGCTCCAATCGATGTTTCCGCCGTTCTTTGGGCTGGCGCTATAGAGGACGGAGCTTGTATTTTGGGTATAACATCCATGAGATTGGATGGTGAGCGTTTAGCACATTCCTCCCTTCCTAATAGAACTCTTCAAGGAAAAGAGTTTATTTTATTCTGCATTGAAAATCAGAAAGTGGTGCCAGCATCTTGCCTGCTCCCGCATCCCTACGCCAGTGTGCTGCGATGCCTTGAAGTCTGCGCCATGCAAAATCTTAATGGCAGATACGAGACATCAGTGATAGCTGCGAGTGGGAAGCAATTGATCTCCTTCCATAACGGGGTCCCTAAGCAGGTGTGCCAGCTTCCCACTGAAAACCCTTCAAAGCTGCAGGTAGCATACACCGGCCAAGCAGACGTGTTATGTGTTCTTTCCTTCCCTTCCGGGGATGCCTGCGGAATATGGAAAGATGGATGGAAG ATGGCTGCAACCTGGCAAGGCGTTAGAAATGTACTAGTAGATGACTTTGTGGGCACGGGCTCTGATCAAGTTCTTTTGCTGTTCAATGACGATGATCCAAGTGACTCCTCTGAACCGCGGCCATTCAGACTGACCGACTGTGGAAACATCAATTACCCA GCTGATCCCATGGATGACGATACCAGTGGCTTTCAGGAAAATCATTTTCTCATGTTGCAGACATTGGAGGCCAGATTACAG GCAAATTTACTTTCACTTGAAGAGCTGCAGCGCCACACGCAGGTCCAAGATCGAGTGCTTGAATCATCATGTCGGGCATTGATAGACATGTCCCTGGGCATGGAGACCTCTGTCCGCTCTGCTGAGACG GAAGGCCTGGTCCCTCTGTGGGATGATGGAGAAGACTATCCCTATCCACTTACTACAGATACATCTCCTCCTGGTGACTGCTCACAACTTGTTGATACAATCTGGCATCGCATAGTGGATGATGTACTAGTGGTGGGTGTGAAGCTCAAATCTTCAGCCCCAGA AACGCTCAGTGACATTGGCTTATCCCTCATAATGGATCGAGAAGGAGCTTCGACCTCCCCAGTTGCCAAGTGTCAAACTAATGTGCTAAAACTGGCCATCAGTTCCTCCCAAGATTCCAGCGCTGTCTTCCCAGCAGAACCCTCGGCGAAGAAACAAAGGTTCGACAAGGGCAATCTTTTAGGGAATAGCCAGCAGAGCCCCTGCCCTTCGTCCTATcaaaatgatttggagcgcacagtcaccGCTGTCACCGCACTGTCCTCCGTGTTGGCACTTAATAACGCGGCTTGTGCGCTGCTGCTACACGCTAGGAGGAAAACTCAACCTGACTGTTTACTTAGAAGCGAGAAGCTGATTGTGCCGTGTGGGAGCGTTTCTTTAAGCCTTGAAGATGTTTTAAAAGGAAAACATACAGTAAACGTATTTGAACACTGTCAAG GATCCTGGAGTCTGGAAGATATTTTTGCTGTTCTCTCAGCTTTTGGGAAATGTTCTCTCCATATCTTGTCCGATGATTACACCTTAACATCCGTCACCGAATGGATGAGGAATCACATGAATGGAGAATCCCTGAAGCTCATTCCTGACATTGTGATGTGTAACAAAGATGGATCTCTTCATGGGACTCTCCTAACCTGGAGTCCTAAGACGCCTTGTGAAGGAAACCTCACTGTGTATTACAG GAACGATTCTGTTCTTCTCCAGTGTCTCCACAGCCTGAAAAGCGTCCTGCCGCCATCCTGTATGGTAAGTGTGATGGGAAGGACTGACCGCCATAGCGCTGCCGTACAATTGGCGCAATCACTGGAAGAAGAAATATGCGCCTTAAGACATTTGGTATCTTCAGCAGCCAATGAGGTTGAAAAGGATTTGACCCTGAACTATAAAGCAAAAGTCACACAGGACTGTATTACTGATGCAACGGAGCGAGTACAGAAGTCCCGGGAGGACCTCAAGGAGGAGCAGACGCACATCAGGCTGGGCGCACACTTACCCGCTAGTAGTCTCACGTATAGAGAGAATATACTGGACGTAGCACAGATACAGATGAAGTCTGATGCATTGGCTTGTAAAGTTGCTATTATATGA
- the FANCB gene encoding Fanconi anemia group B protein isoform X3: MEMTSDNRHVVASDGQIITFQVSQRKNTSDPSEKNILVFSRKVFNADAGHFIETCGGEYSVPSSKSALQLVCARCVADVRTGVRLPCVLLRTCKRKSSGSSRLILLLLHPSNVLEPHLKFKVDAETMEDLHITDGPTVLWRQHEKLLYLSSLTSEILTAPIDVSAVLWAGAIEDGACILGITSMRLDGERLAHSSLPNRTLQGKEFILFCIENQKVVPASCLLPHPYASVLRCLEVCAMQNLNGRYETSVIAASGKQLISFHNGVPKQVCQLPTENPSKLQVAYTGQADVLCVLSFPSGDACGIWKDGWKMAATWQGVRNVLVDDFVGTGSDQVLLLFNDDDPSDSSEPRPFRLTDCGNINYPADPMDDDTSGFQENHFLMLQTLEARLQANLLSLEELQRHTQVQDRVLESSCRALIDMSLGMETSVRSAETEGLVPLWDDGEDYPYPLTTDTSPPGDCSQLVDTIWHRIVDDVLVVGVKLKSSAPETLSDIGLSLIMDREGASTSPVAKCQTNVLKLAISSSQDSSAVFPAEPSAKKQRFDKGNLLGNSQQSPCPSSYQNDLERTVTAVTALSSVLALNNAACALLLHARRKTQPDCLLRSEKLIVPCGSVSLSLEDVLKGKHTVNVFEHCQGSWSLEDIFAVLSAFGKCSLHILSDDYTLTSVTEWMRNHMNGESLKLIPDIVMCNKDGSLHGTLLTWSPKTPCEGNLTVYYRNDSVLLQCLHSLKSVLPPSCMVSVMGRTDRHSAAVQLAQSLEEEICALRHLVSSAANEVEKDLTLNYKAKVTQDCITDATERVQKSREDLKEEQTHIRLGAHLPASSLTYRENILDVAQIQMKSDALACKVAII; this comes from the exons AtggaaatgacatctgacaatagACATGTTGTCGCCAGCGATGGACAGATCATTACATTTCAAGTATCGCAAAGAAAAAACACCTCAGACCCTTCCGAAAAAAACATTCTTGTGTTTTCTAGGAAGGTGTTTAACGCCGATGCCGGACACTTCATAGAAACCTGCGGTGGTGAGTACAGCGTCCCCTCTAGTAAGTCGGCACTACAACTTGTGTGTGCTCGCTGTGTGGCAGACGTCAGGACCGGCGTTAGGCTTCCGTGCGTCCTGCTCAGGACCTGTAAGAGGAAATCTAGCGGCTCGTCGCGGCTGATTTTGCTGCTGCTGCACCCGTCTAATGTACTGGAACCCCATCTGAAGTTCAAAGTAGACGCGGAGACCATGGAAGATCTACACATCACTGATGGCCCGACCGTCCTGTGGAGACAACATGAAAAACTCCTTTACCTTTCATCTTTAACTTCAGAAATTCTGACGGCTCCAATCGATGTTTCCGCCGTTCTTTGGGCTGGCGCTATAGAGGACGGAGCTTGTATTTTGGGTATAACATCCATGAGATTGGATGGTGAGCGTTTAGCACATTCCTCCCTTCCTAATAGAACTCTTCAAGGAAAAGAGTTTATTTTATTCTGCATTGAAAATCAGAAAGTGGTGCCAGCATCTTGCCTGCTCCCGCATCCCTACGCCAGTGTGCTGCGATGCCTTGAAGTCTGCGCCATGCAAAATCTTAATGGCAGATACGAGACATCAGTGATAGCTGCGAGTGGGAAGCAATTGATCTCCTTCCATAACGGGGTCCCTAAGCAGGTGTGCCAGCTTCCCACTGAAAACCCTTCAAAGCTGCAGGTAGCATACACCGGCCAAGCAGACGTGTTATGTGTTCTTTCCTTCCCTTCCGGGGATGCCTGCGGAATATGGAAAGATGGATGGAAG ATGGCTGCAACCTGGCAAGGCGTTAGAAATGTACTAGTAGATGACTTTGTGGGCACGGGCTCTGATCAAGTTCTTTTGCTGTTCAATGACGATGATCCAAGTGACTCCTCTGAACCGCGGCCATTCAGACTGACCGACTGTGGAAACATCAATTACCCA GCTGATCCCATGGATGACGATACCAGTGGCTTTCAGGAAAATCATTTTCTCATGTTGCAGACATTGGAGGCCAGATTACAG GCAAATTTACTTTCACTTGAAGAGCTGCAGCGCCACACGCAGGTCCAAGATCGAGTGCTTGAATCATCATGTCGGGCATTGATAGACATGTCCCTGGGCATGGAGACCTCTGTCCGCTCTGCTGAGACG GAAGGCCTGGTCCCTCTGTGGGATGATGGAGAAGACTATCCCTATCCACTTACTACAGATACATCTCCTCCTGGTGACTGCTCACAACTTGTTGATACAATCTGGCATCGCATAGTGGATGATGTACTAGTGGTGGGTGTGAAGCTCAAATCTTCAGCCCCAGA AACGCTCAGTGACATTGGCTTATCCCTCATAATGGATCGAGAAGGAGCTTCGACCTCCCCAGTTGCCAAGTGTCAAACTAATGTGCTAAAACTGGCCATCAGTTCCTCCCAAGATTCCAGCGCTGTCTTCCCAGCAGAACCCTCGGCGAAGAAACAAAGGTTCGACAAGGGCAATCTTTTAGGGAATAGCCAGCAGAGCCCCTGCCCTTCGTCCTATcaaaatgatttggagcgcacagtcaccGCTGTCACCGCACTGTCCTCCGTGTTGGCACTTAATAACGCGGCTTGTGCGCTGCTGCTACACGCTAGGAGGAAAACTCAACCTGACTGTTTACTTAGAAGCGAGAAGCTGATTGTGCCGTGTGGGAGCGTTTCTTTAAGCCTTGAAGATGTTTTAAAAGGAAAACATACAGTAAACGTATTTGAACACTGTCAAG GATCCTGGAGTCTGGAAGATATTTTTGCTGTTCTCTCAGCTTTTGGGAAATGTTCTCTCCATATCTTGTCCGATGATTACACCTTAACATCCGTCACCGAATGGATGAGGAATCACATGAATGGAGAATCCCTGAAGCTCATTCCTGACATTGTGATGTGTAACAAAGATGGATCTCTTCATGGGACTCTCCTAACCTGGAGTCCTAAGACGCCTTGTGAAGGAAACCTCACTGTGTATTACAG GAACGATTCTGTTCTTCTCCAGTGTCTCCACAGCCTGAAAAGCGTCCTGCCGCCATCCTGTATGGTAAGTGTGATGGGAAGGACTGACCGCCATAGCGCTGCCGTACAATTGGCGCAATCACTGGAAGAAGAAATATGCGCCTTAAGACATTTGGTATCTTCAGCAGCCAATGAGGTTGAAAAGGATTTGACCCTGAACTATAAAGCAAAAGTCACACAGGACTGTATTACTGATGCAACGGAGCGAGTACAGAAGTCCCGGGAGGACCTCAAGGAGGAGCAGACGCACATCAGGCTGGGCGCACACTTACCCGCTAGTAGTCTCACGTATAGAGAGAATATACTGGACGTAGCACAGATACAGATGAAGTCTGATGCATTGGCTTGTAAAGTTGCTATTATATGA